The following coding sequences are from one Coffea arabica cultivar ET-39 chromosome 11e, Coffea Arabica ET-39 HiFi, whole genome shotgun sequence window:
- the LOC113718774 gene encoding pectinesterase-like — protein sequence MDKLAIFALFSFHIFVASFGVANAATSSSFCSQTPYPDLCNSLSINTMSPQTSFNVRDAALKFTLSQAQYVQKLLSTMDLSSLNQLGKSAWADCVELYEDSIDNLNRAITSANPTKLDDAQTWLSAAIANHQTCQNGFLDFQLSSNLQSFPFLVNSTFSKHLSNSLAINKAALSAAAAHSSTQQIKGRRLLSSNGFPEWLSVGDRKLLQSSGGPTKADITVAQDGSGNYKTIAEALAAAKGKGGRVVIYVKQGIYKENVVVTMKNIMFIGDGIDATVVTGNKNVQDGSTTFRSATFAITGSGFIARDMTFENTAGPQKHQAVALRSGSDLSVFYRCSFKGYQDTLYVYAQRQFYRDCDVYGTQDFVFGDAIVVFQNCNFNLRRPLGNQMNTLTAQARTDPNENTGIIIHNSRITAASDLKSVQGSIRSYLGRPWQKYSRTVIMTTSIDNVIDPAGWLPWSGNFALSTLYYAEYMNSGPGAATGGRVKWGGFHILTSPAEAGKFSVGNFLAGNSWIPGTGVPFTSGL from the exons ATGGATAAGCTAGCTATCTTTGCGCTCTTTagttttcatatttttgttGCATCATTTGGGGTGGCAAATGCTGCAACATCATCATCCTTTTGTAGCCAAACCCCCTATCCAGACCTGTGCAATTCTCTCTCAATTAACACAATGTCACCTCAAACTTCCTTCAATGTTCGTGATGCTGCCCTTAAGTTCACTCTCTCCCAGGCTCAATATGTCCAAAAGCTCCTCTCAACCATGGATTTGAGTTCTCTCAATCAGCTAGGCAAGTCTGCTTGGGCTGATTGTGTAGAACTCTATGAAGATAGCATTGATAACCTCAATCGTGCTATTACTTCTGCCAATCCTACCAAATTGGATGATGCTCAAACATGGTTAAGCGCTGCTATTGCAAATCATCAAACCTGCCAAAATGGCTTTCTTGATTTCCAATTGTCTTCAAATTTGCAATCCTTCCCATTTCTTGTGAACAGCACCTTCTCAAAGCACCTTAGCAATTCACTTGCCATCAACAAGGCTGCTTTATCAGCAGCTGCTGCACATTCCAGCACTCAACAAATCAAAGGCAGGCGATTGCTGAGTTCTAATGGCTTCCCAGAATGGCTTTCTGTTGGTGATCGTAAGCTTCTTCAATCATCCGGTGGACCAACAAAAGCTGATATCACTGTAGCCCAAGATGGTTCTGGCAACTACAAAACCATTGCTGAAGCTTTGGCTGCTGCTAAGGGGAAGGGTGGCAGAGTTGTTATATACGTTAAACAAGgcatttacaaagaaaatgtcGTGGTAACCATGAAGAATATAATGTTCATAGGAGATGGAATCGATGCTACAGTTGTTACAGGCAACAAAAATGTTCAAGATGGCTCAACAACTTTTCGATCAGCAACATTCG CTATTACTGGAAGTGGATTCATTGCTCGAGATATGACATTTGAAAATACGGCTGGACCTCAAAAACACCAAGCAGTTGCTCTGCGCTCAGGGTCAGACTTGTCAGTTTTCTATAGATGCAGCTTCAAAGGCTATCAAGATACCCTCTATGTGTATGCCCAACGCCAATTCTATCGCGATTGCGATGTGTATGGAACCCAAGACTTCGTCTTTGGAGATGCAATAGTTGTCTTTCAAAACTGCAATTTTAACCTAAGAAGGCCACTAGGTAATCAAATGAACACTCTCACAGCCCAAGCAAGAACTGATCCTAATGAAAATACTGGAATAATTATCCATAACTCACGAATCACTGCAGCTTCAGACTTGAAATCAGTTCAGGGTTCAATCAGGAGTTATCTTGGAAGGCCATGGCAAAAGTATTCAAGGACTGTAATCATGACAACTTCCATAGATAACGTGATTGATCCAGCAGGTTGGCTTCCATGGAGTGGCAACTTTGCTCTAAGTACACTTTACTATGCTGAGTATATGAACTCTGGACCTGGTGCAGCAACTGGCGGAAGGGTAAAATGGGGGGGATTTCATATTTTAACAAGTCCTGCagaagctggaaaattttctgtcGGAAACTTCTTGGCCGGAAATTCATGGATTCCAGGAACTGGAGTGCCTTTCACATCAGGCCTGTAA